One Brevibacillus choshinensis genomic window carries:
- the secF gene encoding protein translocase subunit SecF: MSFNNHDTVVRFDIVKNRRKFFIGSSAIIIIGLLFILIQGLHLGVDFKAGTRLDLYIGKEFKPAEVEAIIKEKIPDVAFSPVTTYGTYQAFTRFDKTVSSDTLMVVEQSLKAKYGDQVNKQVSTVDPSIAQEMVKKAAIAVAVASIGIVIYIAIRFQWLFGVATVAGLLHDVFIPIAIFSILGLEVDLTFIAALLTILGYSINDKIVIFDRIRENLRTMKSRSIEDLEHLVNVSLWQTMRRSVYTVATVFFTVLAIALLGSESIRNFSLALLFGLVSGTYSSIFIAAQIWVNLKERNMLKKKA, from the coding sequence GTGAGCTTTAATAATCACGACACGGTCGTTCGATTTGATATCGTAAAAAACCGCCGGAAGTTTTTTATCGGATCTTCCGCGATTATCATCATTGGCTTGCTGTTCATCCTGATCCAAGGTCTGCATCTGGGCGTAGACTTCAAAGCGGGTACACGCCTTGACCTCTATATTGGGAAAGAATTCAAGCCTGCAGAAGTAGAGGCAATCATCAAGGAGAAAATTCCGGATGTGGCGTTCTCTCCAGTAACGACGTACGGTACGTACCAGGCCTTCACTCGTTTTGATAAAACGGTCTCATCCGACACGCTGATGGTAGTGGAGCAGTCGTTGAAAGCGAAATACGGGGACCAGGTAAACAAGCAAGTATCCACGGTAGACCCGAGTATTGCTCAAGAGATGGTGAAAAAAGCGGCAATCGCTGTAGCGGTCGCTTCCATCGGGATTGTCATCTACATCGCGATACGTTTTCAGTGGCTCTTCGGGGTTGCGACAGTTGCTGGTCTGCTGCATGACGTTTTTATCCCGATCGCGATTTTCTCCATTTTGGGGCTTGAGGTCGATCTGACCTTCATCGCAGCGCTTTTGACGATTCTCGGTTACTCCATTAATGACAAAATCGTTATTTTTGACCGGATCCGTGAAAATCTCAGAACCATGAAATCCAGGAGCATTGAAGATCTGGAGCATCTCGTAAACGTATCCCTTTGGCAGACCATGCGCCGCTCCGTTTACACGGTAGCGACCGTATTCTTCACCGTATTGGCAATTGCATTGCTGGGTAGCGAGAGCATCCGCAATTTCTCTTTGGCCCTGTTGTTCGGTCTGGTAAGCGGTACCTATTCTTCGATCTTTATTGCTGCTCAAATTTGGGTGAATTTAAAAGAACGGAATATGCTGAAGAAGAAAGCATAA
- the recJ gene encoding single-stranded-DNA-specific exonuclease RecJ: MLKAKSRWQLAAYDEQLAASIAAECGLTPLVSKLLVIRGLDSPQKARDFLHAGPQLFHDPFLLHGMEESVHRIRQAIEKREPICIYGDYDADGVSSTSLMVHLLRQLGAVFDYYIPNRFTEGYGLHKDALSQLHQSGYKLIITVDTGISAVEQVEFANQLGLEVIVTDHHEPPAVIPEAFAVINPKKPGCSYPFDMLAGVGVAFKLGHALLGEAPLHLADLAALGTIADLVPLVDENRILARAGLKRLNQTRNVGLQALVRVCGLADTELSAGHVGFALGPRLNASGRLETAESAVKLLTTEDPAEAEQCAQALDDLNRERQELVQTMTEEAIQMVHEHFPPDDHKVLVVAKEGWNVGVVGIVASRLVETFYRPTIVLGIDPVKGTAKGSARSIAGYDMYEALTACKEWLPHFGGHTMAAGMTLPTENLDPLRQRLNELAKEWLTPEDFTPLTKVDVSMDIQEVSLDAAEQLEQLAPYGMGNPTPLVLLEDVETSGMRTIGRDDNHLKCSLQKAGTTVDAIGFNWAHVTKKVTPKAKFRVLGELSVNEWNGNRKPQLTIRDLAVPHQQVFDWRGSRDKWDKWLLLAAEPNSRTILFREESYESLSSKATAEQVQSIVLVGVAPFKETASTLQNVVLYDMPKSRAQLKEILAEVSQAERIYCLFGDPDLGMEKLSCPGREHFKQLYQFLLQVPVVPQIHLDALAKKLKWKRNLLDGMIAIFMELGFLAEEPGQYRLQNPEGKRPLESSMLYQAWKEESELATDLLLSSSDELIRTLHQLVEPATL; encoded by the coding sequence TTGTTGAAAGCGAAATCACGCTGGCAACTGGCAGCTTACGATGAACAATTGGCAGCGTCCATTGCTGCTGAGTGTGGGTTGACTCCGCTTGTTTCCAAGCTGTTGGTGATTCGCGGTCTTGATTCACCACAGAAGGCTCGAGACTTTCTTCACGCAGGTCCCCAGCTGTTCCATGACCCATTCTTGCTGCATGGCATGGAGGAGAGCGTACATCGCATCAGGCAAGCCATCGAGAAGAGAGAACCGATCTGTATTTACGGAGATTACGATGCGGATGGAGTCAGTTCGACATCGTTAATGGTACATTTGTTGCGACAATTGGGCGCGGTATTTGATTACTACATCCCCAACCGATTTACAGAAGGGTATGGGTTACATAAAGACGCACTCTCTCAACTTCACCAGAGCGGTTACAAGCTGATCATTACTGTCGATACCGGGATCAGTGCGGTAGAGCAGGTAGAATTTGCGAACCAACTGGGTCTTGAGGTCATCGTAACCGACCACCACGAACCTCCGGCTGTCATCCCGGAGGCATTTGCTGTGATTAATCCGAAAAAGCCGGGCTGTTCGTACCCGTTTGATATGCTGGCGGGTGTAGGTGTGGCTTTCAAGCTCGGGCATGCGCTTCTGGGAGAAGCTCCCTTGCATCTCGCCGATCTGGCAGCATTGGGAACTATCGCCGACCTCGTTCCGCTGGTAGACGAAAACCGTATCTTGGCGAGAGCAGGTTTAAAACGCTTGAACCAGACTCGAAATGTCGGACTGCAGGCGCTCGTCCGCGTGTGTGGACTAGCCGATACCGAGCTGTCAGCCGGCCATGTCGGATTTGCACTCGGACCGCGGTTGAATGCTAGCGGAAGGCTGGAGACAGCAGAATCGGCAGTCAAGCTGTTGACGACAGAAGACCCCGCCGAAGCGGAGCAATGCGCCCAAGCTTTGGACGACCTGAATCGTGAGAGACAAGAGCTCGTGCAGACGATGACCGAAGAAGCGATTCAGATGGTGCATGAGCATTTTCCGCCTGACGATCATAAGGTACTGGTGGTAGCTAAGGAAGGCTGGAACGTCGGAGTCGTGGGGATTGTCGCCTCTCGCCTGGTGGAGACTTTCTATCGGCCTACCATTGTACTCGGGATCGATCCCGTCAAAGGTACAGCCAAGGGTTCTGCACGCAGCATTGCTGGTTATGATATGTATGAGGCGCTGACGGCTTGCAAGGAATGGCTGCCGCACTTTGGCGGACATACGATGGCAGCAGGCATGACATTGCCTACGGAAAACCTCGACCCGCTGCGTCAGCGCTTAAATGAGCTGGCCAAAGAGTGGCTGACCCCTGAAGACTTTACACCGCTGACCAAGGTGGATGTATCCATGGACATACAGGAAGTCAGTCTGGATGCCGCTGAGCAGCTCGAACAGCTGGCCCCGTACGGAATGGGGAACCCTACACCGCTTGTCCTGCTCGAAGACGTGGAAACCAGCGGGATGCGCACCATTGGTCGAGATGACAATCACTTGAAGTGCTCCTTGCAAAAAGCGGGGACGACCGTTGACGCCATAGGCTTCAACTGGGCCCATGTCACGAAAAAGGTAACGCCCAAAGCGAAGTTCCGCGTGCTTGGCGAGCTATCCGTCAACGAATGGAACGGGAATCGCAAACCGCAGTTGACCATACGTGATCTGGCGGTGCCTCATCAGCAAGTGTTTGACTGGAGGGGAAGCCGAGATAAATGGGACAAATGGCTTTTGCTAGCGGCAGAGCCGAATTCCCGCACGATCTTGTTTCGGGAAGAAAGTTACGAGTCGCTGAGCTCAAAGGCTACGGCTGAGCAGGTGCAGTCCATCGTTTTGGTAGGGGTCGCTCCTTTCAAGGAGACAGCTTCCACGCTGCAAAATGTGGTTCTGTACGACATGCCCAAGAGCCGTGCCCAATTGAAGGAGATCTTGGCCGAGGTAAGTCAGGCAGAACGCATCTACTGCCTGTTTGGTGACCCTGATCTGGGAATGGAAAAGCTATCTTGCCCTGGGCGTGAGCACTTCAAGCAATTGTACCAATTTCTTTTGCAAGTGCCTGTGGTCCCGCAGATTCATTTGGATGCACTGGCTAAAAAGCTGAAGTGGAAGCGCAATCTGCTAGACGGCATGATCGCCATCTTCATGGAGCTCGGGTTTCTGGCAGAAGAGCCAGGACAGTACCGACTGCAAAATCCCGAGGGAAAACGTCCTCTGGAGAGCTCCATGCTTTACCAGGCTTGGAAGGAAGAATCCGAGCTGGCAACGGACTTGCTGCTGTCATCTTCAGATGAATTGATTCGAACGCTTCATCAGTTGGTGGAACCTGCCACCTTATAG